Proteins found in one Hirundo rustica isolate bHirRus1 chromosome 9, bHirRus1.pri.v3, whole genome shotgun sequence genomic segment:
- the OLFM3 gene encoding noelin-3 isoform X1, giving the protein MSPPLLKLGAVLSTMAMISNWMSQTLPSLVGLNTTRITTSDTLTQISPKEGWQVYSSAQDPDGRCICTVVAPEQNLCSRDAKSRQLRQLLEKVQNMSQSIEVLNLRTQRDFQYVLKMETQMKGLKAKFRQIEDDRKTLMTKHFQELKEKMDELLPLIPVLEQYKTDAKLITQFKEEIRNLSTVLTGIQEEIGAYDYEELHQRVVNLETRLRDCMKKLTCGKLMKITGPITVKISGTRFGAWMTDPLASEKNNRVWYMDSYTNNKIVREYKSIADFVSGAESRTYNLPFKWAGTNHVVYNGSLYFNKYQSNIIIKYSFDTGRVLAQRSLEYAGFHNVYPYTWGGFSDIDLMADEIGLWAVYATNQNAGNIVISQLNQDTLEVLQSWSTGYPKRSAGESFMICGTLYVTNSHLTGAKVYYSYSTKTSTYEYTDIPFHNQYFHISMLDYNARDRALYAWNNGHQVLFNVTLFHIIKTEDDT; this is encoded by the exons ATGAGTCCTCCACTGCTGAAGCTTGGTGCTGTTCTTAGTACCATGGCAATGATCTCTAACTGGATGTCCCAAACTCTCCCTTCTCTGGTAGGACTAAATACCACCAGAATAACCACTTCAGATACTCTA ACTCAGATTAGCCCCAAGGAAGGGTGGCAAGTTTATAGTTCAGCCCAGGATCCTGATGGCCGTTGCATTTGCACTGTCGTTGCACCTGAACAAAACCTATGTTCAAGAGATGCCAAAAGCAGGCAGCTCAGACAGCTACTAGAGAAG GTTCAGAATATGTCCCAATCTATTGAAGTTTTAAATCTACGGACTCAGAGGGATTTCcagtatgttttaaaaatggaaacgCAAATGAAAGGGCTGAAGGCCAAGTTTCGGCAAATTGAAGATGATCGGAAGACATTAATGACAAAGCACTTTCAA GAGTTGAAAGAAAAGATGGATGAGCTCCTGCCACTGATTCCAGTTCTGGAACAATACAAAACTGATGCCAAGTTGATCACACAGTTCAAGGAGGAAATCAGGAATCTGTCTACTGTGCTCACCGGGATTCAGGAAGAAATTGGTGCTTATGACTATGAGGAACTACACCAGCGTGTAGTCAATTTAGAAACCAGGCTTCGTGACTGCATGAAAAAGCTCA catGTGGCAAATTGATGAAAATTACAGGCCCCATTACAGTGAAGATATCTGGGACCCGATTTGGAGCCTGGATGACGGATCCATTGGCATCAGAGAAAAATAACCGA gtcTGGTACATGGATAGTTACACTAACAATAAAATTGTCCGTGAATACAAATCAATCGCAGACTTCGTCAGTGGGGCCGAATCAAGGACATACAACCTTCCATTCAAATGGGCAGGAACCAACCACGTTGTCTACAATGGCTCCCTCTATTTCAACAAGTACCAGAGCAACATCATCATCAAGTACAGCTTTGACACGGGGCGGGTGCTGGCGCAGCGGAGCCTGGAGTACGCCGGCTTCCACAATGTCTACCCTTACACCTGGGGAGGCTTCTCTGATATCGACCTGATGGCAGATGAAATCGGGCTCTGGGCTGTGTACGCCACCAACCAGAATGCAGGCAACATTGTCATCAGCCAGCTGAACCAGGATACgctggaggtgctgcagagctggagcacgGGCTACCCAAAGAGAAGTGCTGGAGAATCCTTCATGATCTGTGGCACCCTGTATGTCACTAACTCGCACTTAACAGGAGCCAAGGTCTACTATTCCTACTCCACGAAAACCTCCACTTACGAGTACACAGACATTCCTTTCCATAATCAGTATTTTCATATATCCATGCTTGACTACAATGCAAGAGATAGAGCTCTCTATGCCTGGAATAATGGACATCAAGTCCTGTTTAACGTCACCCTTTTCCACATCATTAAAACTGAGGATGacacataa
- the OLFM3 gene encoding noelin-3 isoform X2 — protein sequence MRAPAGILNLLLLSLLAGLDPSKTQISPKEGWQVYSSAQDPDGRCICTVVAPEQNLCSRDAKSRQLRQLLEKVQNMSQSIEVLNLRTQRDFQYVLKMETQMKGLKAKFRQIEDDRKTLMTKHFQELKEKMDELLPLIPVLEQYKTDAKLITQFKEEIRNLSTVLTGIQEEIGAYDYEELHQRVVNLETRLRDCMKKLTCGKLMKITGPITVKISGTRFGAWMTDPLASEKNNRVWYMDSYTNNKIVREYKSIADFVSGAESRTYNLPFKWAGTNHVVYNGSLYFNKYQSNIIIKYSFDTGRVLAQRSLEYAGFHNVYPYTWGGFSDIDLMADEIGLWAVYATNQNAGNIVISQLNQDTLEVLQSWSTGYPKRSAGESFMICGTLYVTNSHLTGAKVYYSYSTKTSTYEYTDIPFHNQYFHISMLDYNARDRALYAWNNGHQVLFNVTLFHIIKTEDDT from the exons ACTCAGATTAGCCCCAAGGAAGGGTGGCAAGTTTATAGTTCAGCCCAGGATCCTGATGGCCGTTGCATTTGCACTGTCGTTGCACCTGAACAAAACCTATGTTCAAGAGATGCCAAAAGCAGGCAGCTCAGACAGCTACTAGAGAAG GTTCAGAATATGTCCCAATCTATTGAAGTTTTAAATCTACGGACTCAGAGGGATTTCcagtatgttttaaaaatggaaacgCAAATGAAAGGGCTGAAGGCCAAGTTTCGGCAAATTGAAGATGATCGGAAGACATTAATGACAAAGCACTTTCAA GAGTTGAAAGAAAAGATGGATGAGCTCCTGCCACTGATTCCAGTTCTGGAACAATACAAAACTGATGCCAAGTTGATCACACAGTTCAAGGAGGAAATCAGGAATCTGTCTACTGTGCTCACCGGGATTCAGGAAGAAATTGGTGCTTATGACTATGAGGAACTACACCAGCGTGTAGTCAATTTAGAAACCAGGCTTCGTGACTGCATGAAAAAGCTCA catGTGGCAAATTGATGAAAATTACAGGCCCCATTACAGTGAAGATATCTGGGACCCGATTTGGAGCCTGGATGACGGATCCATTGGCATCAGAGAAAAATAACCGA gtcTGGTACATGGATAGTTACACTAACAATAAAATTGTCCGTGAATACAAATCAATCGCAGACTTCGTCAGTGGGGCCGAATCAAGGACATACAACCTTCCATTCAAATGGGCAGGAACCAACCACGTTGTCTACAATGGCTCCCTCTATTTCAACAAGTACCAGAGCAACATCATCATCAAGTACAGCTTTGACACGGGGCGGGTGCTGGCGCAGCGGAGCCTGGAGTACGCCGGCTTCCACAATGTCTACCCTTACACCTGGGGAGGCTTCTCTGATATCGACCTGATGGCAGATGAAATCGGGCTCTGGGCTGTGTACGCCACCAACCAGAATGCAGGCAACATTGTCATCAGCCAGCTGAACCAGGATACgctggaggtgctgcagagctggagcacgGGCTACCCAAAGAGAAGTGCTGGAGAATCCTTCATGATCTGTGGCACCCTGTATGTCACTAACTCGCACTTAACAGGAGCCAAGGTCTACTATTCCTACTCCACGAAAACCTCCACTTACGAGTACACAGACATTCCTTTCCATAATCAGTATTTTCATATATCCATGCTTGACTACAATGCAAGAGATAGAGCTCTCTATGCCTGGAATAATGGACATCAAGTCCTGTTTAACGTCACCCTTTTCCACATCATTAAAACTGAGGATGacacataa